The proteins below are encoded in one region of Clostridium fermenticellae:
- a CDS encoding 4Fe-4S binding protein encodes MAVPYEKIPFAGTVSSPQKENEGMITGHWRTRRPILDTDKCIQCQTCWIFCPDSCVKLMTKDNPISFNLKYCKGCGICAEECPVGAISLVPELDFED; translated from the coding sequence ATGGCTGTACCGTATGAAAAGATTCCTTTTGCAGGAACAGTGTCTTCACCACAAAAAGAAAATGAAGGAATGATAACTGGTCACTGGCGTACTAGAAGACCAATATTGGATACTGATAAGTGTATACAATGTCAAACTTGTTGGATATTTTGCCCGGATTCATGTGTAAAGCTTATGACTAAAGACAATCCTATTAGTTTCAATTTGAAATATTGCAAGGGTTGTGGTATTTGTGCTGAAGAGTGTCCAGTTGGAGCAATAAGCTTAGTTCCTGAATTAGATTTTGAAGATTAG
- a CDS encoding oxalate oxidoreductase subunit alpha: protein MKKNIKRISGCVATANAVKLANVDVICSYPIRPYTGIMSELSRMVADGELDAEFVLGEGEHGQLSVVYGAAAAGARAFTGSSGVGVAYAMEVYSPISGERLPLQMAIADRTLDPPGDFGSEQTDALCCRDQGWIQGWASTPQEALDLTLLYYRIGEDPRVLLPQYACQDGYFVSHILGEVNIPSQEQVNAFLPPYKNHHVLDPRNPMIMGAQMEPEMGPGTQYQRHLAVEGTYKVIEEVHEEFADIFGRKYDPWLEEYMTDDAESVIFMQGGHTETAKTVVKHLRNLGEKVGVVRLRTFRPFPTKQVRECLSRFKSVGVVDNSVNFGISCGSGVLLTEARAALYNCDSKVNTIGFVAGLGGEMITHDEFYKFFNILKEVNKTGKVEKQSYWSPFEV from the coding sequence ATGAAAAAGAATATAAAAAGAATATCTGGTTGCGTTGCGACAGCCAATGCAGTTAAATTAGCTAATGTTGATGTTATTTGCTCATACCCAATACGTCCATATACTGGAATAATGTCGGAATTGTCGAGAATGGTTGCAGATGGAGAATTAGATGCAGAATTTGTTCTTGGTGAAGGAGAACATGGACAATTAAGTGTTGTTTATGGAGCCGCAGCTGCGGGAGCTCGTGCTTTTACAGGTAGTTCAGGTGTAGGTGTAGCTTATGCAATGGAAGTTTATTCACCAATATCTGGTGAAAGGTTACCACTTCAGATGGCAATTGCTGACCGTACGTTAGACCCGCCAGGAGATTTCGGGTCGGAGCAGACCGATGCTTTATGTTGTCGTGATCAAGGCTGGATTCAAGGCTGGGCATCCACGCCTCAAGAAGCTCTGGATTTAACTCTTTTATATTATCGCATAGGTGAAGATCCTAGAGTTCTTTTACCTCAATATGCGTGTCAGGATGGATACTTTGTATCTCATATACTTGGTGAAGTTAATATACCATCACAAGAACAAGTTAATGCATTTTTGCCACCATATAAGAATCACCATGTTTTGGACCCAAGAAATCCTATGATTATGGGTGCTCAGATGGAACCAGAAATGGGACCCGGAACTCAGTATCAACGTCATTTAGCTGTAGAAGGTACTTATAAGGTAATTGAAGAAGTTCATGAAGAATTTGCTGATATATTTGGACGTAAATATGACCCTTGGCTAGAAGAATATATGACTGATGATGCTGAATCAGTTATATTTATGCAAGGTGGACATACTGAAACAGCTAAAACTGTTGTCAAGCATTTACGTAATCTTGGAGAAAAGGTTGGTGTAGTTAGATTACGTACATTCCGTCCATTTCCAACTAAACAGGTGAGGGAGTGCTTAAGCAGATTTAAGTCTGTGGGCGTAGTTGATAATTCTGTTAATTTTGGTATTTCATGTGGCTCAGGTGTTCTTTTAACTGAAGCTAGAGCAGCTTTGTATAATTGTGATTCAAAAGTTAATACAATTGGATTTGTTGCCGGTTTAGGTGGAGAAATGATTACTCATGATGAGTTCTATAAGTTCTTCAATATATTAAAAGAAGTTAATAAAACAGGTAAAGTTGAAAAACAAAGCTATTGGTCACCATTTGAAGTCTAG
- a CDS encoding oxalate oxidoreductase subunit beta produces the protein MLEEIKSIKQAPVEECYVPGHRTCAGCGPALQYRLVAKAAGKNTIFIGPTGCMYVANTSYGCGPWSVPWIHAQITNGGGVASGIAAAYKAMIRKGKTDAEYPNIIVMAGDGGTADIGIQALSAAFYRGHNIVFICYDNESYANTGIQASPTTPYGAWTTFTPAGPVVPEGRKLMPKDITKMMAHGHPELKYLATASLGYPLDLMNKVRKACNAEGPAFLYIHAPCPKGWSFPAEKTVEVAKLAVDTGMVQIYELVNGEYKLTVVPKKYKPVSEYIKYQGRFSHLQPEHIEKLQQFANQRLKEVGVENTVAPITE, from the coding sequence GTGTTAGAAGAAATTAAGTCAATTAAACAAGCACCAGTAGAGGAATGTTACGTTCCTGGTCACCGTACATGTGCAGGATGTGGTCCTGCTTTGCAATATAGATTAGTTGCTAAAGCAGCTGGAAAAAATACAATTTTCATAGGCCCTACTGGCTGCATGTATGTTGCAAATACAAGTTATGGTTGTGGTCCATGGTCAGTTCCATGGATACATGCACAAATAACTAATGGTGGTGGAGTTGCTTCTGGTATAGCAGCAGCTTACAAAGCTATGATACGTAAAGGTAAGACTGATGCAGAATATCCAAACATAATTGTTATGGCTGGTGATGGTGGTACAGCTGATATAGGAATTCAAGCTCTGTCTGCTGCTTTCTATAGAGGTCATAATATAGTATTTATTTGCTATGACAATGAATCTTATGCAAATACAGGTATTCAAGCTTCTCCAACTACTCCTTATGGAGCATGGACTACATTTACACCTGCGGGTCCAGTAGTTCCAGAAGGAAGGAAGCTTATGCCTAAAGATATAACAAAGATGATGGCACATGGCCATCCTGAATTAAAGTATTTAGCTACAGCATCACTTGGATATCCATTAGACCTAATGAATAAAGTGAGAAAGGCTTGTAATGCTGAAGGACCTGCTTTTCTTTATATTCATGCTCCTTGTCCAAAAGGATGGAGTTTCCCAGCAGAAAAAACAGTTGAAGTTGCAAAATTGGCAGTTGATACAGGTATGGTGCAAATATATGAACTTGTTAATGGTGAATATAAACTTACCGTTGTACCTAAAAAGTATAAACCAGTTAGTGAATATATTAAATATCAAGGCAGATTTAGTCATCTGCAACCGGAGCATATTGAAAAACTTCAGCAGTTTGCAAATCAACGTTTAAAAGAAGTTGGAGTAGAAAATACTGTAGCTCCAATAACAGAATAA
- the oxlT gene encoding oxalate/formate MFS antiporter, which produces MSDIDDMKVKNLNAYGSFFGNRWVQLISACLAMIMIANLQYAWTLFTTPLVKSLHSSLVAVQYAFTLFIMFETFVQPVGGLLLDKFGTKLMFALAGILIGGGWAMLGQVNSVPMLYCFYAAAGVGAAIIYGGSVSVAVRWFPDKRGLASGLIAGAFGIGAMPFVPVIQQILNASGPSQAFMGTGIFQGVVVVIIAFILRYPVGTKMPGQKEKTVKVDQSKIGFSPSEVIKTPHFWIMWTMFLSISIGGLVVTANTKPFGTKIGIASSFIVAAVMLNSLANGIGRVFWGSVSDKLGRTRTMCLSFGLNAIFLFLLPVFGSKNGIAYVVLLMCVMFTWGQLFSLFPSLNADIFGSTYAATNYGILYSGKGFASILGGGLGAALAAHYNWGIVFTVAALFSLYACVMSVVLPRLPKPIRKQTLVDNVTRSE; this is translated from the coding sequence ATGTCTGATATTGATGACATGAAAGTCAAAAATCTCAATGCTTATGGATCATTTTTCGGAAATCGTTGGGTTCAGTTGATTTCTGCTTGTTTAGCTATGATAATGATTGCTAACCTTCAATATGCATGGACTCTGTTTACTACTCCGCTAGTTAAGTCGTTACATTCGTCTCTAGTTGCTGTTCAGTATGCTTTTACCTTGTTTATAATGTTTGAAACCTTTGTTCAACCGGTAGGTGGATTATTGCTTGATAAGTTTGGAACAAAACTAATGTTTGCTCTTGCAGGTATATTAATTGGCGGCGGATGGGCAATGCTTGGTCAGGTAAATTCTGTTCCTATGTTGTATTGCTTTTACGCTGCAGCAGGAGTAGGAGCTGCAATCATTTATGGTGGATCTGTTAGTGTTGCAGTTCGCTGGTTCCCGGATAAGCGTGGCTTGGCATCAGGTTTAATAGCAGGAGCTTTTGGAATAGGAGCTATGCCTTTTGTGCCTGTAATTCAACAAATATTAAATGCCAGTGGACCTTCACAAGCATTTATGGGTACTGGTATATTTCAAGGTGTTGTTGTTGTAATTATAGCATTTATACTTCGCTATCCTGTTGGTACAAAAATGCCTGGTCAAAAAGAAAAAACTGTTAAAGTGGATCAATCAAAAATTGGATTTAGTCCTAGTGAAGTGATAAAAACTCCTCACTTCTGGATTATGTGGACCATGTTTTTATCGATAAGTATTGGTGGGCTAGTAGTTACAGCTAATACAAAACCATTTGGTACAAAAATAGGAATTGCTTCTTCATTCATTGTAGCAGCAGTTATGTTGAATAGCCTTGCAAATGGTATTGGAAGAGTTTTTTGGGGATCAGTTTCAGATAAGTTAGGTCGTACAAGAACGATGTGTCTGTCCTTTGGACTGAATGCAATCTTCCTATTTTTATTACCTGTGTTTGGAAGCAAAAATGGTATAGCATATGTAGTCTTATTGATGTGTGTTATGTTTACATGGGGACAACTTTTCAGCTTATTCCCATCTTTAAATGCCGATATATTTGGTTCCACTTATGCTGCTACTAACTATGGTATTTTATACAGTGGTAAAGGGTTTGCTTCTATTTTAGGCGGCGGCTTAGGAGCTGCACTTGCTGCTCATTATAATTGGGGTATTGTATTTACAGTTGCAGCATTATTTTCATTATATGCTTGTGTAATGTCGGTAGTTTTACCTAGACTACCAAAGCCTATAAGGAAACAGACTTTGGTAGATAATGTAACTAGATCTGAGTAA
- a CDS encoding aminotransferase class V-fold PLP-dependent enzyme, with product MGIYLDNAATSYPKPDAVIQKMMQYMKEIGATAGRGAYKTAIEADRLVFNTRKMVCKLFNGNDPSKVIFTYNITEALNMVINGFLKEGAHVITSSLEHNSVWRPLKTLERDRNIEISKVPCTKEGITKASDIEKLIKPNTKLIVFTYASNVIGTIQPIKEIGIIAKKHNILFLVDSAQTAGSYPIDVVKDNIDILAFTGHKSLLGPTGTGGFLINCDSDANIMPSKSGGTGGDSSYPYQPDYLPNKYEAGTLNVAGIIGLGEALNFICSTGIENIRKKEQELVKYALQRLDEIDGIHIYGPKDYNKIVGVIAFNLENIPAEDIAFELDRKYNIMVRVGIHCAPTAHELIGTLERGAVRIGIGYFNSKDDIDKLVSALKNIEEKI from the coding sequence ATGGGGATATATTTAGATAATGCAGCTACTTCTTATCCAAAACCCGATGCAGTAATTCAAAAGATGATGCAGTATATGAAGGAAATAGGAGCTACAGCTGGAAGAGGAGCTTACAAGACTGCAATTGAAGCAGATAGATTGGTATTTAATACGCGTAAAATGGTATGTAAATTATTTAATGGAAATGATCCATCTAAAGTCATATTTACATATAACATAACTGAAGCTCTAAATATGGTTATAAACGGATTTCTGAAAGAAGGAGCCCATGTTATAACAAGCAGTTTAGAACATAATTCAGTTTGGAGGCCTTTGAAAACCTTGGAAAGAGATAGAAATATTGAAATATCTAAGGTTCCATGTACTAAAGAGGGAATCACTAAAGCTTCCGATATTGAAAAACTTATAAAACCCAATACTAAGTTGATAGTGTTTACTTATGCTTCCAATGTTATTGGTACTATTCAGCCTATAAAGGAAATAGGTATTATTGCAAAAAAGCATAATATATTGTTTCTTGTTGATTCAGCACAAACAGCAGGATCTTACCCTATAGATGTTGTTAAAGATAACATAGATATTTTAGCATTTACAGGACATAAAAGTTTATTGGGTCCAACCGGCACTGGTGGATTTTTGATAAATTGTGATTCGGATGCTAATATAATGCCTTCAAAATCGGGAGGAACAGGAGGAGATTCAAGTTATCCATATCAGCCTGATTATCTTCCAAATAAATATGAGGCCGGTACCTTGAATGTCGCTGGAATAATAGGACTCGGAGAAGCTTTAAATTTTATATGTTCTACAGGTATAGAAAATATAAGAAAAAAGGAACAAGAACTTGTAAAGTATGCTTTACAAAGATTGGACGAAATAGATGGAATACATATTTATGGTCCGAAAGATTACAATAAGATAGTTGGGGTTATAGCTTTTAATTTGGAAAATATACCAGCTGAAGATATAGCATTTGAACTTGATAGAAAATATAACATAATGGTTAGGGTTGGAATACATTGTGCTCCTACAGCTCATGAACTTATTGGAACACTAGAACGAGGAGCAGTAAGAATCGGTATAGGTTATTTTAATAGTAAGGATGATATAGATAAATTGGTTAGTGCGCTAAAAAATATAGAAGAAAAAATATAG